TCTTACCTTGGTCCACAAACGGGAACACGTGAATCCCGTAAATTTCATCTACATCATCTAATATTCCTGAATCGACAATATCTCTTGCACCACCAGGAGGTAACTCCTCAGCATGCTGATGGATGATACGAATCGTACCAGAAAGTTCGTCTTTCAGCTCGATAAGCGATTCAGCAAGAATGAGTAAGTAAGCAGTATGTGCATCATGACCACACGCATGCATTACACCATCATACTCAGATTTGAATTCAAGATCGGTCTCCTCCTGGATTGGCAACGCATCGAAATCCGCACGCAGACCAATCACCTTACCCGGTTGACCTCCTTCAATATCAACGATAACCGCATTCCCGCCACCTACATTTGTGTGTACAGTAACATCTTTATCCTTATAGAAGTCCTGAATAAACTTAGCCGTCTCCACTTCATGGAACGACAACTCAGGATGTGCGTGCAAGTGACGTCTGATCTCAATCATACGCGACTGTTTTTCATCTAACTTGTTGAACAATGTCTCCTTTAATGTCATTGAAATATCCCCCTTCATTTTCTCTAGCATATCAGATTTAGAAGAGGAGATGTTGTGGGACACTGTGACAAATAAATAGATTTGAAAATAAGAATGTTAGTTTCAGAAGAAAAAACTTTACATTTGAAAACCCTTACATTATTATTAAGTCATAAACAAATGTTTAAAAAATAAACAAAAGTTTGGAAGGAGGGTGGAATATGAATAAAAATGAACAAGAAATATTAGAAAGAATTAGAGAAAATCCTTTTATATCTCAGCAGGAACTTTCTGAACTTATCGGATTATCTCGACCAGCAGTTGCAAATATTATTTCTGGATTGATAAAAAAAGAATATGTACAAGGAAAAGCTTATGTCCTTAACGATAACTATCCGATTGTATGCATTGGTGCAGCTAACGTTGACCGTAAATTCCATGTGGATGGTAATTTAATTCTAGAAACATCTAATCCTGTTACTTCTACAAAATCAGTAGGTGGCGTGGCTAGAAATATTGCAGAAAACTTAGGTCGGTTAGGTGAAGATGTCGCTTTCTTCACGACTTGTGGTAATGACAGTGAATGGGAGATGATCAGACAATTATCTTCACCATTTATGAATCTCGATTATGTTCAGCAAATTGAAGGAGCAAGCACAGGTAGTTACACAGCTTTAATTGATGCAAGTGGTGACATGCAGTATGGATTGGCAGATATGAGCGTATATGACTTAATTACACCAGAATTACTGATTAAGAAAACACATCTTCTAAATAAAGCCAAATGCATTGTTGTCGATTTGAATATTAGTCGACCTTCTTTAGAATTTATTTGCGCTTATTCTGAAAAACATAATATAAAGCTTGCCTTTATCACAGTATCCACACCGAAGATGAAGAATATGCCAGAATCTCTACATGCAGTCGACTGGTTAATCACAAATCGAGACGAAACAGCAACTTTCTTTAATAAGAAGATTGATACTTTAGAAGACTTGAAAGACGCAGCTCAGCTATGGATTGATAAAGGAATCAGTCATGTCGTTGTAACCAATGGTGTTAAAGATTACGTTTACGCAGATAAAGATGGGATCAAGACGTTTAAAGTAAGTCTATCTAATCATGTTGTAGATGTAACTGGTGCGGGTGATTCATTTTCAGCAGCAATCATTTATAGTTGGCTACATAATTATGAAATTGAAGAGATTATCTTATCAGGTGCAGCAAATTCTAAGAAAACAATCGAAACAGCTTATACAGTCAGACAAAATCTAGACAAAAAACAATTAATAAAAGATATGGAGGAACTTAAAAATGAAACAATTTCTTGAATTTTCAAATGAAGTACAGGAAGCAAAAGAAAAAGGACTACCAATCGTAGCTTTAGAATCAACAATTATCTCTCACGGTATGCCATATCCACAAAACGTTGAAATGGCGAAGACAGTAGAATCTATTATTCGTGAAAATGGTGCAGTACCAGCAACAATTGCTATTATGGATGGGAAAATAAAGATTGGTTTAAATGATGATGATCTAGAAACATTAGCAACTGCTAAAGGCGTTGCGAAAGTATCTCGTCGTGATTTAGCTGAAATTGTTGCTACAAAGAGAATTGGTGCAACAACAGTAGCCTCAACAATGATTTGTGCTGAAATGGCAGGAATAGAATTCTTTGTTACTGGTGGTATTGGTGGAGTTCATAAAGGCGCTGAAGAAACAATGGACATTTCAGCAGATTTAGATGAACTTGGTAAGACAAATGTAACAGTAATTTGTGCTGGTGCGAAATCTATATTAGATTTACCTAAAACTTTGGAGTATCTAGAAACGAAAGGTGTTCCAGTAATCGGATACAAAACAAAGGAACTTCCAGCATTCTTTACGCCTGAAAGTGGTCTTGCACTCAATAGCTCATTTGATTCTATCGATGAAATTGCAGCTGTACATAAAGCGAAGCAAGATTTACAACTTGCAGGGGGTATGGTGATTGCAAACCCAATTCCAAAAGAACATGCATTAGATAAAGCATATATCGATAGCATCATAGAGGATGCAGTAAAAGAAGCGGAAGAGAATGGAATCAAAGGTAAAGATTCAACACCATTCTTACTATCTAAAATCGTAGAAAAAACAGAAGGTAAAAGTTTAGCAGCAAATATTAAACTTGTAGAAAATAATGCTAAAGTCGGTGCACAGTTAGCCGTTAGCTATCATAGATAGAAGGTGACAATATGAACATACTGTTTACAGTACTGTCAGTTGCATTTGCATTGCTTATCGCATATATCTTTAGCTTTGATCGCAAGCATGTAGACTTTAAGAAAACACTTGTCATGTTAATACTACAAGTGGCCATCGTATTATTTATGATGAATACAACGATAGGACTCACGATACTTAAGGAACTGGGTCAGTTTTTTGAAGGGCTTATGAACTTAAGTAAAGAAGGAATAAACTTTGTATTTGGTGATATGCAAAATGCAAAAGGATTTACTTTCTTTTTAAATGTTTTGTTACCACTTGTATTTATTTCGGTATTAATTGGAATATTAAATTTTTTCAAAATCTTACCGTTTATTATTAAATACATCGGTATTGGTATAGATAAATTAACACGCATGGGTAAATTAGAAAGTTACTTTGCAATTTCAACATCGATGTTAGGACAACCTGAAGTATTTTTAACAATCAAGAAGCAAATTCCAAAATTATCAAAGCATAGATTATATACAATTACTACTTCAGGAATGAGTGCAGTAAGTATGGCGATGTTAGGGTCATATATGCAGATGATAGAACCAAAATACGTTGTTACTGCAGTGATGTTAAATATTTTCAGTGCTTTGATTATTTCAAGTGTCATTAATCCTTATACTACAGAAGATGAAGACATCAATGAGATATTAAAAGAAAACGAAGAAGAAAAACATGTACCATTCTTCCAGATGATTGGTGACAATGCGATGGATGGATTTAAGATTGCTGTGATTGTATCTGTAATGTTGATGGCATTTATCTCTTTGATGGCATGTATCACGACAATCTTTCAGTTTGTGGGTCTAGACTTTAAAGAACTGATCGGCTATATCTTTGCACCTATTGCAATGCTCCTCGGTATTCCTATGAGCGAAGCAGTTCAGGCTGGGACAATCATGTCCACAAAGTTGATTACAAATGAATTTGTAGCAATGATTGATTTTCAGCCATTAAAAGAAACTTTAAGTGAAAGAACAATAGGCATACTATCAGTTTATTTAATTAGCTTTGCGAACTTTGGTACAGTAGGTATCATTGTTGGATCGATTAAATCAATCAGCGACAAACAAGGAGAGAAAGTTGCAGGATTTGCTATGAAATTATTACTTGGAGCAACACTTGCATCAATTATCTCAGCTGCGATGATAGGATTAGTACTGTAATATAGATGAGGCGACCTGCTGAGGCAGGTCGCTTTTTTGAGTTTTAGCTAGACGATATGGAGAAACAGTCTACTACCCTAAATAATAAAGACCAAATTCCAGGTCCTTATCAAGATGTTCCATTAATAACTGTACAGCTAATATTTCATCTCTGTCTTCAATAGCTTTTACGATTTCTTCATGTTCATCAAGTAACATCGGTCTTTCTTTTTCTACGACCATCTTTCTAAATAAATAGATAACGGTATTTAATTGATCGTATGTCGATGTCAAATACGGATTTTTTGTAGCACTTACAATTTTTTCGTGGAACTGCTGATTCGCAATCATTGTCTTCTCGAAATTATCTTCTCTCGCAATTTTTATTAATTCTTTCATCTCATCGATATCACTTTTTTGAAATAGAAGAATTGCTTTTTTTATGCTATGCGCTTCGATGAGTTTACGCATCTCAAACAAGTTACGAATCTGTTCTTTATCAGGGATGTTGATGTAGTTATCTTTAATTAAATACTCAAACTCTAACTGTCTAATTACTTCTCTGATGGGTGTTCTGCTCACATTATATTGTGAAGCGAGTTTTGCTTCTGTCAGCTTTTCTTGTTCTTTAAATACACCGTTCAATATATCATCACGCATTTGATGATATAGGGAGTTCGTAGATTTATCAATCATTTCTTCACCTCATTCACTATTATATTATAACTTCTTTGAATTTATTGTATACAAAAATAATAAAATGGTATACAATAAATGAAAACGATTACATAAAGCGTTTACAAAAGGAGGATATTCGATGCCATTATTAATCATTGGTTTAGGAATTGTATTATTACTTATTTTGATTATGGGATTAAAAATGAATACGTTTATTTCTTTAATCATAACTTCAACTGTTGTAGCTATTTTATTAGGAATTCCATTAGATAAAATTGTCACTTCTATCGAAACAGGTATGGGTGGCACTTTAGGTCATATTGCGCTAATTTTTGGTCTTGGTGCAATTTTAGGGAAATTAATTGCAGATGCAGGTGGCGCACATCAAATTGCCCATACTTTGATTGATAAGTTTGGTGAGAAGAGAATTCAGATTGCAATCTTAATTGCTTCTTTTATTATTGGTATTGCACTATTTATGGAAGTTGCAATTGTGCTGATTATTCCGATTGTTATCAGTATTGCTAAAGAATTAAAAATGCCGTTAGTTAAATTAGCGATCCCAATGGCAACAGCAGTCTGTGCGACACATGCATTTTTACCACCGCATCCAGGTCCGATTGCAGTGTCAGCTGAGTACGGTGCAAATGTTGGATTAGTACTTATTTATGGAATTATTGTTGCATTCCCGACTGTGTTAATTGCAGCATTTATCTTTCCGAAGCTAGCAATGAAATATATACCTTCAGCATTTACGATGAACCAAATTGAGCGTTCATCATTTGCATCGCATGAAGAACCGAAGTTTGAGAAGCTACCAGGATTCGGTATTAGTTTATTTACTGCATTATTCCCAGTTATTTTGATGATGATTGGTGCAGCTGTAGATATTGCACAAAAGCAAATGGGGTTTGAGAGTAATTTATTCGTTAATATCATTCGATTATTAACGAATTCTGGTGTTGCAATGTTACTTTCTGTATTGCTCGCATTTTACACTATGGGATATAAACAAGGTATACGTTCTAAACAGATTGGGATTACTGTAACAAACGCTGTCAATTCAATGGGGATGTTACTATTGGTCATTGGTGGAGGCGGTGCTTTGAAGCAAGTCATTATCGATGGTGGTGTAGGTGATTACATCGCGAAGTTATTTGAAGGTTCTACAATGTCACCAGTATTTCTTGCTTGGATGGTTGCAGCATTATTGAGAATATCATTAGGTTCTGGAACTGTAGCGATGTTAACAACAGCGGGTCTCGTATTGCCTTCATTACAAGGAGTATCTGGTGTTAACTTGGAACTAGTAGCTCTTGCAACCGGCGCAGGTAGTGCTACTGCAAGTCATGTTAATGATGCTGGTTTCTGGATAATAAAAGAATCTTTAGGATTAAACTTAAAAGAAGGATTAGGAATCTATACTGTTCTTTCCACAATTGTTTCAGTTGGTGGAATATGCTTTATCTTACTATTAGACTTATTTGTTTAAATGAATATCAAAATTAGGAGATGTATTGAATGAAGATTGGATTTATTGGCTTAGGTATAATGGGGAAACCGATGGCAAAGCATATGGTGAGTGCAGGTCATGAGCTATTCGTCAGTGATCTGAATGTTGAAGCAGTGAATGAATTAGTTAATTTAGGAGCACAAGCAGCTACACCAAGAGAGATTGCAGAGAATACGGAAGTCATTATTACGATGCTGCCAAATGGTGCGATTGTAAAAACAGTTGTCACAGATGGTCCAGATGCATTAATTAATTATTTAGATAAGCATCATTTCATAATTGACATGAGTTCACTTACACCTGACGATTCTAAATATTTAGGAGAAAAACTTTCGGTAAAAGGTGCTCGTTTTGCAGATGCACCGGTAAGTGGTGGAGAGCCACTCGCAATTACGGGTGAACTCGCTGTAATGGTGGGCTGTGCAGAAGAAGATTTAGAATATATCAAACAAGTGATTGCACCAATGAGTAAATCCGTTATTCGTGTCGGAGATATTGGTTCAGGTAGTCTAGTGAAACTCGCAAATCAAATTATTGTTAATAGCAACATCGTCGCTTTAAGTGAAGCGGTTGTATTAGGAAAGAAGTTTGATATAGATCTGGAAGCGATGTTCGAAGCAATACGTTACGGTTTAGCAGGTTCTGCAGTAATGGAAGCGAAATTCCCTAAGATGATTGCTGAAGATTATCAACCTGGTGGTACAATAAATATCAACTATAAAGATTTAAAGAATGTTGTTTCGACATGTGATAATAATAATATTACATTACCAGTTGTAAATATGGTGAAAGAATTATATAAATCTGAAGTCGCTGTAGGACATGGCTTAAACGATCATTCAGGTGTAATTAAATACATCGAACGTATTAACGGAATGGAGGAATAACCTTGCTGCAGAAATATTTTGATGAAACACCGAAGTGTGAATTTGAACGTAATCTAGAAGAACTTAATCAGAAAGTGATTGTACTGGACGATGACCCGACAGGTACACAGACTGTAAAGGATCTTTATGTTATTACGAGTTTTGATGAAGCATCGATTCGTGAAGGGTTCGAAAGTGAGAATAATATGTTCTATATTCTTACAAACTCACGTGCTTTAAATGAATCTGACACTGAGGAGCTGCATAAACATCTCATTAAGACGATTGATAAAGTATCACAAGAATTAAAGAAAGATTATCTCATCATTAGTCGAGGAGATTCAACATTACGCGGGCATTCTTATTTAGAACCAAAGGTATTAAATGATACTTCTAAAGGTGGATTTGATGGATTATTCTATATTCCGGCATTCTTTGATGGTAATCGTTATACATTTGAAGGCATACATTACATTAAAGAAGGACAGACCTTTACTCCAGCGGCAGAAACAGAATTTGCAAATGACACAACATTCGGTTATTCAGCACACACGATGCAGGAGTATGTTGAAGAGAAGAGTAAAGGTGCTGTAAACAAGGAAGATGTATTATTAATTGATATTCATCTTATCCGTAGCTGCGATAAAGAAGCAATGTTTAAAATGCTAGACCAAGTTGAAAACTTTAAAGCAGTTGTAGTTGATGCACTATGCGAAGAAGATATGAATATCTTTACAGCTTTAATTCTAGAATACGTACAAAAAACAAATAAGAAATTCCTGTTCAGAACAGCAGCAGATTTCGTTAAATCGATTTGTACAACGCCAGGCAGTATTATTGATCCATCTGAGTATGATTTTAATGATAACGGGGGACTTATCGTTGTAGGTTCTCACGTTAAGAAAACTACTGCACAACTAGAAAATCTACTCGAAAGCGATATCGAGAAGATTGAGTTTGATGTTAAACAAGTAAAGAATGAATCAACATTACAAGAATACGTAGAACAGCTGAAAGAAAAAGTAGAAACACATGTTTCACATGGAAAAGACGTGGTCGTATTTACGACACGAGATGTGATTCGTACAGACGACAAATATGAAAACTTAAGGCTATCTAAACTCATATCTGAAAGTTTAGTAGACATCGTATCAAATTTAACGATACAACCAAGATTCATTATTGCTAAAGGTGGAATAACGTCAAGCGATGTAGCTACGATAGGACTGAAAATTAAAAAAGCGCTTGTGCTAGGCCAAATTGATAAAGGCATCCCAGTATGGTTAACAGGTGAAGAAGCGAAATACTCTGGCATCCCATACATCGTTTTCCCGGGAAATGTTGGAGAAGTTACGACATTAAAAGATGTATATGAAAAATTAAAAAAATAAGATTATTATAATGCGACCAAATTGGTCGCTTTTTTACATAAGTATTTATCTAAATCAGCTAATATAAATAAATTTAATAAAACTAGTAAAAATTATTTTTTGGATTTTACCAGAATATACTAAAACTATTGTTAATGATAAATATACATGAAATAATCTAAATAAGATTATAAAATATTTTTAGTAAAGGAATTTAATATGAATAAACTTTTTAAGCTAACAATCGTTGCTGTAACTTTAACATTATTATCTGCTTGTTCTGAAGAAAGTGAAAATCAGTCTGCTTCTAATGTAGTTAGTAAATCATCAGAGGAAAAGACAAATAACAATCAGCATTCAACAAGAAAAGATTCAACAAAAACTAACAGTCTCACTAAAGAAAAAAAGTCTACAGAATCATCTACCGAGCAAAAAGATACTGAGAAAGATGTAGAAAATACATATCTGAAAGGGTATTCTTTCGTCACAACTCAAGGTGATATTGATTTCTCATCTCCTGATTTTTTTGAATATTATTTTAAAAATGATCATCGTAATGAAGTATTCGGTATTAAAAAAGGTATGACAAGAAGTGAAGTTGAGAATATACTGGGTCATTCTAATACAATTAAAGAATTAGGGCTTCAAGGATCCATGAAAACAACGATGTACGGTGAAATAGGTATAAATTACTTTGAGGATAAAGTAGCTGAAATTCGTTTAGTGCCAGATGAAGAAATTACAGCAGAAATGATGAAACAGTATTATGGGGAACCAACATTTGATCCATATATCGCACGCGAAAACCCTGATAAATATACACCACTTGATTACCAATATAACATGTATGAATATAATTCATATCAGAATGGTTTTATGATTTTTGTCTATTTTGCTAAAGAAAATAGTATTCAACAAATTTATCAATATGACGATGAAAATGCGACACATATTGGGGATAAATCAACTTTGAATATCGGTATAGAAGAAGTCGGTACTTTACCGAAAGTTTCATATACAGATGAAGATACAGAAACTGAACAACAAAAATTACTAGATGCTGCAACTACAGCAATAGACCAGATTGACCAAGGCATCAATGCAGAAGAAAATAAGACACTCGCATGGAATGCATTGATACGTGGACCCGTTCCTGGCTACTGGAATAAATATCCGCATATTAGAGAGAAAGCAGTAGAACAGATGGAGCGATTATCCGTTTATAATCCGAATACAAAAGAATATATTGTAATTTATAAATAGATAAAAGCCTGGAATGAAAACAGAAATCTCAACATGAGATTTCTGTTTTTATGTATAAAAATAAATTTTAAAATTTCATAAAATATGTCCGTGGCATGTGAATTTTCGTAAAATTAAGAAGAAATTAGTAATGTTACAAATATGTATAAAAATTATCGATAATACATAAAATGGTTATTTTAATATTAAAAATATCGTGCTATATTTAAAAAGATTAGAAAACAAAGGGGGAGAAATTTAGTGAGAAAGTTCTTAGTGTGTTTAATTTCTGTTTTATTAGTTAGTTTAAATGTAACTGGTAATTTTGTACAAGCGGCAGCAGATGTGGAAAAACCAGTAATCAAAAGTGTTACAGTGGATAAAAAGTCAGCAAAAGTGGGAGATACAGTAACATATACAGTAGTGGCAACAGATAATGTTGGGGTTGATAGAGTCTATATCGATTTGAAGAAGCCGCAAACAGGAAATACTGTGTTTGACCGTATGACAAGCATCGGCAATAACATGTATCAATATCAGATGACTGTAACGGATAGTAGTGAGACAGGAGAATGGGAAGTAGCATCGGTACTCGTATATGATGGATCAGAAAACTATACTAGAGATTATAACAAGAATATCGGATATGGTACGAAAGATTATAGTTCAGCGAAAGTTCAGATTACTGGT
Above is a window of Macrococcoides canis DNA encoding:
- a CDS encoding gluconate:H+ symporter translates to MPLLIIGLGIVLLLILIMGLKMNTFISLIITSTVVAILLGIPLDKIVTSIETGMGGTLGHIALIFGLGAILGKLIADAGGAHQIAHTLIDKFGEKRIQIAILIASFIIGIALFMEVAIVLIIPIVISIAKELKMPLVKLAIPMATAVCATHAFLPPHPGPIAVSAEYGANVGLVLIYGIIVAFPTVLIAAFIFPKLAMKYIPSAFTMNQIERSSFASHEEPKFEKLPGFGISLFTALFPVILMMIGAAVDIAQKQMGFESNLFVNIIRLLTNSGVAMLLSVLLAFYTMGYKQGIRSKQIGITVTNAVNSMGMLLLVIGGGGALKQVIIDGGVGDYIAKLFEGSTMSPVFLAWMVAALLRISLGSGTVAMLTTAGLVLPSLQGVSGVNLELVALATGAGSATASHVNDAGFWIIKESLGLNLKEGLGIYTVLSTIVSVGGICFILLLDLFV
- a CDS encoding NupC/NupG family nucleoside CNT transporter yields the protein MNILFTVLSVAFALLIAYIFSFDRKHVDFKKTLVMLILQVAIVLFMMNTTIGLTILKELGQFFEGLMNLSKEGINFVFGDMQNAKGFTFFLNVLLPLVFISVLIGILNFFKILPFIIKYIGIGIDKLTRMGKLESYFAISTSMLGQPEVFLTIKKQIPKLSKHRLYTITTSGMSAVSMAMLGSYMQMIEPKYVVTAVMLNIFSALIISSVINPYTTEDEDINEILKENEEEKHVPFFQMIGDNAMDGFKIAVIVSVMLMAFISLMACITTIFQFVGLDFKELIGYIFAPIAMLLGIPMSEAVQAGTIMSTKLITNEFVAMIDFQPLKETLSERTIGILSVYLISFANFGTVGIIVGSIKSISDKQGEKVAGFAMKLLLGATLASIISAAMIGLVL
- a CDS encoding carbohydrate kinase codes for the protein MNKNEQEILERIRENPFISQQELSELIGLSRPAVANIISGLIKKEYVQGKAYVLNDNYPIVCIGAANVDRKFHVDGNLILETSNPVTSTKSVGGVARNIAENLGRLGEDVAFFTTCGNDSEWEMIRQLSSPFMNLDYVQQIEGASTGSYTALIDASGDMQYGLADMSVYDLITPELLIKKTHLLNKAKCIVVDLNISRPSLEFICAYSEKHNIKLAFITVSTPKMKNMPESLHAVDWLITNRDETATFFNKKIDTLEDLKDAAQLWIDKGISHVVVTNGVKDYVYADKDGIKTFKVSLSNHVVDVTGAGDSFSAAIIYSWLHNYEIEEIILSGAANSKKTIETAYTVRQNLDKKQLIKDMEELKNETIS
- a CDS encoding four-carbon acid sugar kinase family protein, which produces MLQKYFDETPKCEFERNLEELNQKVIVLDDDPTGTQTVKDLYVITSFDEASIREGFESENNMFYILTNSRALNESDTEELHKHLIKTIDKVSQELKKDYLIISRGDSTLRGHSYLEPKVLNDTSKGGFDGLFYIPAFFDGNRYTFEGIHYIKEGQTFTPAAETEFANDTTFGYSAHTMQEYVEEKSKGAVNKEDVLLIDIHLIRSCDKEAMFKMLDQVENFKAVVVDALCEEDMNIFTALILEYVQKTNKKFLFRTAADFVKSICTTPGSIIDPSEYDFNDNGGLIVVGSHVKKTTAQLENLLESDIEKIEFDVKQVKNESTLQEYVEQLKEKVETHVSHGKDVVVFTTRDVIRTDDKYENLRLSKLISESLVDIVSNLTIQPRFIIAKGGITSSDVATIGLKIKKALVLGQIDKGIPVWLTGEEAKYSGIPYIVFPGNVGEVTTLKDVYEKLKK
- a CDS encoding GntR family transcriptional regulator encodes the protein MIDKSTNSLYHQMRDDILNGVFKEQEKLTEAKLASQYNVSRTPIREVIRQLEFEYLIKDNYINIPDKEQIRNLFEMRKLIEAHSIKKAILLFQKSDIDEMKELIKIAREDNFEKTMIANQQFHEKIVSATKNPYLTSTYDQLNTVIYLFRKMVVEKERPMLLDEHEEIVKAIEDRDEILAVQLLMEHLDKDLEFGLYYLG
- a CDS encoding NAD(P)-binding domain-containing protein, giving the protein MKIGFIGLGIMGKPMAKHMVSAGHELFVSDLNVEAVNELVNLGAQAATPREIAENTEVIITMLPNGAIVKTVVTDGPDALINYLDKHHFIIDMSSLTPDDSKYLGEKLSVKGARFADAPVSGGEPLAITGELAVMVGCAEEDLEYIKQVIAPMSKSVIRVGDIGSGSLVKLANQIIVNSNIVALSEAVVLGKKFDIDLEAMFEAIRYGLAGSAVMEAKFPKMIAEDYQPGGTININYKDLKNVVSTCDNNNITLPVVNMVKELYKSEVAVGHGLNDHSGVIKYIERINGMEE
- a CDS encoding pseudouridine-5'-phosphate glycosidase, with amino-acid sequence MKQFLEFSNEVQEAKEKGLPIVALESTIISHGMPYPQNVEMAKTVESIIRENGAVPATIAIMDGKIKIGLNDDDLETLATAKGVAKVSRRDLAEIVATKRIGATTVASTMICAEMAGIEFFVTGGIGGVHKGAEETMDISADLDELGKTNVTVICAGAKSILDLPKTLEYLETKGVPVIGYKTKELPAFFTPESGLALNSSFDSIDEIAAVHKAKQDLQLAGGMVIANPIPKEHALDKAYIDSIIEDAVKEAEENGIKGKDSTPFLLSKIVEKTEGKSLAANIKLVENNAKVGAQLAVSYHR